The bacterium sequence AGGAAGTCTGTTTAGAACTGACCAATTCCCTCAATCCATGTTTAATAAGACCAACAACCGGGGAAGATTATATTTCTATAGTCATGCCTATGAGAATATGATATAATATTTAAAGTAAAATTGATTCTCAAAAAACACTAAACCGGGCGTTCTGCAAAATATCAAAGTCTGGAGTCCTCCCGAAAGGGAGAGGTGGAGTGTCAAGCGAAAGCTTGACTCAGTGAAACTCTCGTTTCACACTCCAGAATTTAATTACCTTGCTTTCGCAAGGACTCCATATATAAAGAGGAGAGACCGGGTATAGTGACATACCTGAGGGAAATAAAAGGAATAGTTAAAGAAACTTTCCGAAAGTTTAATCTGGGCGAGGAGAGTCAGAAGTTGTTCACTATCTGGCAAGAAGAGGTGGGTGGACTGGCAAAGCATGCCCAGATTGGTAACTTTCGAGAAGGCAAATTGTTGGTAGAAGTAGATAACCCTGTGTATATGCAGGAATTGTCAGCAAAAAGGAAGTCTATAATGGATAGAGTAAATAAAAGGATGGGCAAAAGATTTATTGTGGAGGTTCGTTTTAAGCTTGGTAAAACAGATAGGAGTAGAAGTGAAGATTAAGACAAAAATCGTTCTTTTTTCCGGTCTATTTTTATGCGGAATTATAGGGGGATTAATCGCCGCGGGTTTTTTCTTAGAAAGGTGGGTTTTCCTGCTTTTAGGTATAATAGGAATAGTTTTAGGAATTCTTGGAACATTGGTTATGGCCAGCCGAATATCGGGCAGGGTCGAAAAATTAACCACTGTAGCAAAATCTATTGCCAGGGGCCAATTCGCTAGGGTGATAGAACCAGAAAATGACGAGTT is a genomic window containing:
- a CDS encoding DUF721 domain-containing protein, producing the protein MTYLREIKGIVKETFRKFNLGEESQKLFTIWQEEVGGLAKHAQIGNFREGKLLVEVDNPVYMQELSAKRKSIMDRVNKRMGKRFIVEVRFKLGKTDRSRSED